A DNA window from Armatimonadota bacterium contains the following coding sequences:
- the dusB gene encoding tRNA dihydrouridine synthase DusB produces MAGVTNHAFRIICRRLGAGIVYTEMISSYALHFRNSKTSRMLDWTPEERPVAAQIFGDDPEIMAEAAGIVADAGADVIDMNFGCPVSKVTRSGAGAALMRDVPLARKIMEAVVRVVKVPVTVKTRKGPDSSTVTAIELARVAEDAGLAAVAVHGRTAAQGYSGDADWEIIRKVKAAVRIPVIGNGDAKSPPDAVRMLDETGCDGVMIGRACLGDPWIFRRVDHYMRTGQLLPEPTRQERVACAIEHLRGVVGLLGEDTGTREMRGMIGWYVRGVPGASALRRRLTQCSTVQEMETALGELGTSGT; encoded by the coding sequence ATGGCCGGCGTGACGAATCATGCCTTCCGCATCATTTGCCGAAGGCTCGGCGCGGGAATAGTCTACACCGAGATGATCAGCAGCTACGCGCTCCACTTCCGCAACTCCAAGACCAGTCGGATGCTCGATTGGACTCCCGAGGAACGGCCAGTAGCGGCGCAGATATTCGGCGACGACCCGGAGATCATGGCCGAGGCCGCCGGGATCGTGGCGGATGCCGGCGCGGATGTCATAGACATGAACTTCGGGTGCCCTGTCTCAAAGGTGACCAGATCGGGAGCGGGCGCGGCTCTGATGCGCGACGTTCCCCTCGCTCGGAAGATCATGGAGGCGGTGGTGCGCGTAGTGAAGGTGCCGGTCACCGTTAAGACACGCAAGGGACCCGACTCGTCCACCGTGACGGCAATCGAGCTTGCCCGAGTCGCGGAGGACGCTGGACTCGCGGCGGTGGCAGTCCACGGGCGCACGGCGGCCCAGGGGTATTCAGGAGACGCGGACTGGGAGATCATCCGAAAGGTCAAGGCGGCGGTTCGAATACCGGTGATCGGCAACGGGGATGCGAAGTCACCGCCGGATGCAGTTCGAATGCTCGACGAGACGGGGTGCGACGGCGTGATGATCGGCCGCGCATGCCTGGGCGACCCGTGGATCTTCAGGCGGGTCGATCACTACATGCGAACGGGTCAACTCCTGCCCGAACCGACCCGGCAGGAGCGAGTCGCGTGCGCGATCGAACACCTGCGCGGCGTAGTCGGACTGCTCGGCGAAGACACCGGCACTCGCGAGATGCGCGGGATGATCGGTTGGTACGTGAGGGGCGTGCCAGGAGCAAGCGCGCTCAGGCGCAGGCTCACTCAGTGCTCGACCGTGCAGGAAATGGAGACCGCGCTCGGTGAACTAGGTACCAGCGGGACTTGA
- a CDS encoding shikimate dehydrogenase, with product MEKFGFVMHPVQAKADIARKYPFVRFLPESLVESALKYKSPMQISHITGVKSSTGTEAEGWFVGCPLTSRQLVTLPPEFAYERIIATARLAQEHGAKIVGLGAFTSVAGDGGITIAQNLEIAVTTGNSYTVATALQGAIKAAGMMGIDPAAAKAAVVGAAGSIGRTCARILAPQVAEMALVDRGLEPVNKVATEITEETDKTPKVYTEVNLGIKDADIVITVTSAVDAIIHPADIKSGAVVCDVARPRDVSWRVVKERDDVLVIEGGVVAVPGDVEFGFNFGFPPKTAYACMSETMILALEGRYENFTLGKEVSVEQVREISALADKHGFRLAGFRSFERAVTEEHIAQVRDNADRIRRA from the coding sequence TTGGAAAAGTTCGGTTTCGTGATGCATCCTGTTCAGGCCAAGGCGGACATCGCCCGGAAGTACCCGTTTGTCAGGTTTCTGCCCGAGAGCCTGGTCGAGTCGGCGCTGAAGTACAAGAGCCCGATGCAGATTTCCCACATCACCGGGGTGAAGTCCTCTACGGGCACGGAAGCGGAGGGATGGTTCGTCGGCTGCCCACTCACGTCGAGGCAGTTGGTCACGCTGCCGCCGGAGTTTGCATACGAGCGCATCATCGCAACGGCACGCTTGGCGCAGGAACACGGAGCGAAGATCGTTGGTCTGGGCGCCTTCACCTCGGTGGCCGGAGACGGCGGCATCACGATAGCGCAGAACCTGGAAATCGCGGTGACGACGGGGAACAGCTACACCGTAGCGACCGCCCTTCAGGGAGCGATCAAGGCGGCGGGTATGATGGGCATAGACCCGGCCGCGGCGAAGGCCGCCGTCGTGGGCGCAGCGGGATCCATCGGTCGGACATGCGCACGGATACTCGCACCGCAGGTGGCCGAGATGGCGCTCGTTGACAGGGGACTGGAACCGGTCAACAAGGTCGCCACCGAGATCACGGAGGAAACCGACAAGACGCCGAAGGTCTATACCGAGGTGAACCTCGGCATCAAAGACGCCGACATCGTGATCACGGTCACGAGCGCGGTGGATGCGATCATACATCCCGCGGACATCAAGTCGGGAGCGGTAGTCTGTGACGTCGCACGCCCGAGAGACGTTTCCTGGCGCGTGGTGAAGGAGCGAGACGACGTGCTGGTCATCGAGGGCGGAGTCGTGGCGGTGCCGGGCGACGTCGAGTTCGGCTTCAACTTCGGGTTCCCGCCAAAGACGGCCTATGCCTGCATGTCCGAAACGATGATACTTGCGCTCGAGGGTCGATACGAGAACTTCACTCTCGGCAAGGAGGTCAGCGTAGAGCAGGTGCGTGAGATATCCGCGCTCGCGGATAAGCATGGGTTCCGACTCGCCGGCTTTCGCAGCTTCGAGCGGGCGGTGACGGAGGAACACATCGCACAGGTACGTGATAACGCGGATCGCATTCGACGCGCCTGA
- a CDS encoding isoprenylcysteine carboxylmethyltransferase family protein yields the protein MRNRGLSTADSDLSASTQRLAYRFRNVVAGLPVLLAVFVRWHECENDILVWTAAGMTFGLGWFIRIWAQQHLGFLLRKQTTLTRTGPYALVRNPIYIGNTLICIGLVVTSELLWLVPIALVVCAAAYSLTVHHEERYLAQRYGQPYLEYTRDVPRWIPRRQIESRMELITHRLLPSIRAEAHNLALLIPFMVKELTHIQ from the coding sequence ATGCGAAATCGCGGTCTCAGCACGGCCGACAGCGATCTCTCCGCGTCTACTCAGAGACTGGCGTACAGGTTTCGCAACGTTGTAGCGGGCTTGCCGGTACTGCTTGCCGTTTTCGTCAGGTGGCACGAATGTGAGAACGACATCCTGGTCTGGACCGCAGCGGGCATGACATTCGGGCTTGGATGGTTCATCCGCATCTGGGCGCAGCAGCATCTCGGATTCCTACTCCGGAAGCAGACGACACTGACTCGCACCGGGCCCTACGCACTGGTGCGCAATCCGATCTATATCGGCAATACGCTCATATGCATCGGACTCGTAGTCACATCGGAGCTGCTCTGGCTCGTGCCCATCGCTCTTGTCGTCTGCGCGGCGGCTTACTCCCTGACAGTCCACCATGAGGAGAGATACCTCGCCCAGCGCTACGGTCAACCCTACCTGGAGTATACGAGAGACGTACCCCGATGGATCCCGAGGCGGCAGATCGAGTCGCGAATGGAGCTCATCACACACAGACTGCTGCCCTCCATCCGGGCGGAGGCGCACAACCTGGCACTACTGATCCCCTTCATGGTCAAGGAACTGACGCACATACAGTGA
- a CDS encoding type III pantothenate kinase, protein MLLAIDVGNTNITAGVYRGDQLAADWRIRTQLGRTTDEYGMLIRELFEYSGLRFQDVDGVAISDVVPPTMADVVEACRKYLEVEPFVVSPTDDLGIEIRYEPKSDVGADRIVNAVAAFALYGGPTVVVDFGTATTYDAISESGAYLGGAIAPGIGISMEALFRSAARLPRIDLIRPPSAIGTTTQTSMQSAVFGFAGQVDAMVRRFKQELGGQPKVVATGGLAELISSESQTIETVNPMLTLEGLRLLFARVTGNGKS, encoded by the coding sequence ATGCTGCTCGCGATTGACGTGGGAAACACAAACATCACCGCCGGCGTCTATCGGGGCGACCAACTCGCCGCCGACTGGCGCATACGCACGCAACTCGGGCGCACGACGGATGAGTACGGCATGCTGATCCGCGAGCTGTTCGAGTACTCCGGCCTGCGATTTCAGGACGTGGACGGTGTCGCCATCTCAGACGTAGTGCCCCCGACGATGGCTGATGTGGTAGAGGCTTGCCGCAAGTACCTCGAGGTAGAGCCCTTCGTCGTAAGCCCCACGGATGACCTTGGAATAGAGATTCGATACGAGCCGAAGTCCGATGTCGGCGCGGATCGGATCGTGAACGCGGTTGCGGCTTTCGCGCTCTACGGCGGCCCTACAGTAGTAGTGGACTTCGGGACCGCAACGACCTACGATGCCATCTCGGAGTCCGGCGCGTACCTGGGAGGCGCGATCGCCCCCGGCATCGGGATCTCGATGGAGGCACTCTTCCGGTCGGCCGCCCGGCTTCCGAGGATTGACCTCATTCGCCCGCCGTCGGCGATCGGAACGACGACACAGACGAGCATGCAGTCGGCGGTCTTCGGATTCGCCGGACAGGTAGACGCGATGGTCAGGCGATTCAAGCAGGAACTGGGAGGCCAGCCGAAGGTGGTCGCGACGGGCGGCCTGGCCGAGTTGATCTCAAGCGAGAGTCAGACCATCGAGACCGTGAATCCGATGCTCACCCTGGAAGGGCTAAGGTTGCTCTTCGCGAGGGTGACGGGTAACGGCAAGAGTTGA